In Balaenoptera acutorostrata chromosome 3, mBalAcu1.1, whole genome shotgun sequence, the genomic stretch tattgcacacttaatatacTACAATATACTggaaacataactttcatatgcactgtGAAACTAAAAAACTCATGTGACTCACTGTATTGCGCTATTCACATTATtgtagtggtctggaactgaactcacaatatctccgaggtatgcctgtattttaaatatcgtaaaaatggtttaaaagtgAAAAAGGTGGGAatgccctggcggtccagtggttgggactccgagcttcccctgcagggggcacgggttcaatccttggtcggggaactaagatcctacaagccatacagcgcagccaaaaaaaaaaaaagaacatagggcttccctggtggcgcagtggttaagaatccgcctgccaatgcaggggacatgggtttgatccctggtctggaagatcccacatggcacggagcaactaaacccgtgcaccacaactactgagtctgcgctctagagcccacgagccacaactactgaagcctcagtgcctagagcccatgctctgcaacaagagaagccactgtaatgaaaACCCACatactgcaaggaagagtagcccccactcgccgcagctagagaaagcccgcgtgaaacaacgaagacccaacacagccaaaaataaaataaattaaaaaaaaaaaaaaagaatatagttaAAGCCCCTACATACCCCTTACTAATTAtatccccttccctcccacccccccagagGTAACCAGTCCTTTATTTGGTCATTcccatttatatattcatattttttttttacatatatggggtggtttttgcatgtttttagattttatattaatgtatttttcaaCTACTTGTTAGTTTTTGTGAGCTTCATTCATATATGTAGTtctggttcattcattttcaaatggCTTCTTTGCATTTCTCCTTCTAGGAACACCATAATGCGGGAGCTTGCCCCGCAATTCCAGATCCCATGGTCCATCCCCACAGAGGCTGAGGACATTCCCATTGTCCCTACCACATCTGGCACTATGTGAGcaaaagtaaaagttaaaaatcTGGAGTAACCTACTTAAGGCATCTGTGTCAGACCAGTGGTTACTTCCTGACCCTGTGCCATCTGACTGGTGGAGCCTGCCTTTATTCCTAATCTCAGATAGTTTTTCCTCTGTTCTTTGACCCGTCGGGTAGGATGAAATGGGAGGCGGTGTGGGGTGGGATTGGGGAGAGGCTCTAACAGCATTCCCTATCTTAGGATGGAACTTCGTTGCGTCATTGCAATTATCCGTCATGGGGATCGTACCCCCAAGCAGAAGATGAAGATGGAAGTGACACACCCAAGGTGGGCAGAGTATCCTAATCTAGACAAATAGGTTTTtgtgagggaaatggggaggggtACTTCCCAGAGGCTCTTGTCTGTCTCAGCCCATACTGAAGCTTCTCCTTATTTCTTCAGGTTTTTTAGTCTATTTGAAAAACATGGTGGCTACAAGACAGGGAAATTAAAACTGAAGCGGCCCGAGCAGCTACAGGTAAGGTGATGAATCTGGCTGGGAGGAGCAGTGCTACGGAAAGATAGAGGGTATGGGATTGGGGGCCTCAGTGAGAGACCAGGATGAAAGCCTAACCAGCCAGGACTTGGCCTCCTGCACGGATACCCTGTTGTTTCCTCCAGGAGGTGCTGGACATCACAAGGCTGCTATTGGCTGAACTGGAAAAAGAACCAGGTGGTGAGATTGAGGAGAAGACTGGGAAACTGGAGCAGCTGAAATCTGTGCTGGAGATGTGAGAAAGGGAATAGGAAAGGGGGGCCACTAGCAGTGAGAATTGGGTGCTGGGGTAGAAAGTAAACTGTGAGTTTATCCTGCAGGTATGGTCATTTCTCAGGCATCAACCGGAAGGTGCAGTTAACTTACTACCCTCATGGAGTAAAAGCTTCTAATGAGGGGCAAGGTAAGATGTAATACCCCCTTCCCATTACCACTCACATCTTTTATTCTTGAACCCTTAGATGACCTCTATCCCAAATTACCTTTCCGGGCTCCTCAGAAGACCTAACATTTAGATGTCCCCACTATTTTCCTTAGATCTAGACCTGTTCACTGCCCCTTATTCCCGCAGATCCACAGGGGGAGGCTCTGGCCCCATCCCTATTGCTGGTACTGAAGTGGGGTGGAGAACTGACCCCTGCTGGCCGTGTTCAGGCTGAGGAGCTGGGGCGAGCTTTCCGCTGCATGTACCCTGGAGGACAGGGTGAGTGTTTTGTAAATACCTAGCAGAGCTGAGATAAGATGATTAGAGAATAAGTTGGGGAAACAAGGGACAGAGACAATAGGGAAGTTAAAGGGGAAATGAGCATTCGTGGGTATTTATAACTGTCCATTCCTGGTCTTCCCCTTTGCCCCCAGGTGACTATGCTGGCTTCCCCGGGTGTGGGCTGCTTCGCCTCCATAGCACCTTCCGCCATGATCTCAAGATTTATGCCTCTGATGAGGGCCGTGTCCAGATGACTGCTGCAGCCTTTGCTAAGGTGCACACTACAGTTCTCCCACAGTCCCAGCTTCCATTAGGTAGAGAAGCAGAGTTTGGAGAACTAGTTGGAAATTTCAGAGTGTTTGTGTGCCAACTCAGAGAAGTTTCTGCTTGTGTCtgactgcattcttttttttttttaactggggtatagttgctttacaatgttgtgttagtttctactgtacagcaaagtggatcagctgTATGTACTGACTGCATTCTATACTACTGAGAATAATTAGTGGGGTGGGCCCCTTGACCTATACCCCAACTCCCAAGCCAGCTCTCATTGGATCTCTGGGACCATCGAGGCCTAGGGGAACTAGACTGGAAGGAAAACTAATAGATTTTGTGCTTCCCCTCCAGGGCCTTCTAGCTCTAGAAGGGGAGCTGACACCCATTTTGGTACAAATGGTGAAGAGTGCCAACATGAACGGGCTCTTGGACAGTGATGGCGATTCCCTGAGCAGCTGCCAACACCGGGTGAAGGCTCGGCTGCACCACATTTTGCAGCAGGATGCACCCTTTGGCCCTGAGGATTATGATCAGGTCAGGCTCTCCTAGACTTTGTGCCCAACACaacccaatccccaaatcctagAATTCTAAATAATAGTGATGAGTAAtggtacttactatgtgccaggcactgttttatgtGCTCTCCCATGTATtgtatcatttaatccttacccTTTGAGATAAGTATGGGTCCACAATCTGTCATCCACagttttggaaatgaaaaagattttTATAACTTTGCCACCAAGATTCGTTTGACAGCAAAACCCAACATGGTAAGACTCTTTCTAATCCCCATTTATCCCATCCAGTATAAATAGTTATACATTTTgctacagaaatagaaaagtgtTTGGTTATGTCCTAGGCCCGGCTGGAGGTATTATCTAACATGTGGCATATGCACCGTATTAACTTCTTAAAGTCCCAAGAATTCTCAATTCCAAAACACTGCTGATCCCAAGGATTTTGAATGATAGGATGTTTCAGTTTATCtgttgctgtataaaaaactacCCCAAAACTCAGTAACTTAAGACAAAAACCATTTTATCACCTTACAGCTCTAGGCTCAACTAGTCTTCCCTAAAATTGCCCAGCTGCTGTCCAGATGTTGGGGCTGGAACCATCTGGAGGCTCAACTGGGATGCTAGGATGGCTGGGCTCTCTCCCTCCTCGTGATGTCCCTGTCCCTGTAGTCTCAGAGCCTCTCCTCTCCATGTGTTTTTCCCATGTGGTTTTTCCagcagaccagggatcaaagccatgcccccggcagtggaagcatgaagtcctaaccactggaccatcagggaattccccagacgGATTTCTTAAATAGTAGCTTAGGACTCCCCCATAGCAGAAACTTTCAAGCTTTTTTAAAGTGTAGGCCCAGAATTAGCACAGTATaaccttgttattttttgttggtTAAGCAGTCACCGGGccaacccagattcaagggaaggGGAATGTGACAAAGAATTAATGGCCATCTTTAATCCACTGTAAGAACTGTGGACCGGTACTACTTTTCCCccccctttacagatgaggaagcctaGGCTCAGAAGAATTTAAGCAGCCTTTCCAAGGTCACCCAAGGAATCTAACTAGAGAGCCCAGGCTGTTAGCCACTACAATATACTGCCTCACAGTATTAATCACAGTGGATGCCACTACCCAAGccatcctttttcctttttcctatgtATCCATGCCATGATTGACTGGGGATCATGTGCCAGACCGTGATTTTCTACCATCCTCCTACTCACAGCTCGTCATTTCATAACTGCTGTGTAACCATTTTTGATAGATTCTTAAATAAGCAAAGTAGCTGAGCACATTGACTAGAGAATGGCATTTTCTGTGTTCTTCTCTGAGCAGGCCTTGATAAAGGGGCAGGACCTTGCTGCCTTATTTTCCAATCCATTGCTcaatgtcaaatccaaaaaagcTAAGgtatctttcctttttccttgctTCCTTTTGCCAGCAAGAATGGAACTTGTGAGGACCGAGGTAGAATGAGTACATTCAACCTGCAatctcctttccccctccccattcttCATTGACTGTGACCATCCTAAATGCTTGAGTTGGAACTTAGTTCTGAGACAGCACCTCTACTCTAGATTCAAGCTAGCATCTTGTTTAGAGGAGTAAGATAGTTATGTCTATCGCCCACTCATGAAAACATTCTGTGGGGATTTTGGTTTAATCTGTATTCCTCAGCATTTTCCGTGCTTATTTTAGAACCCCCAAGAAAAGAACCTagatctattttatttcctctgactCCAAGACTTTTAAGATGACCCATTCTTAGATGACTGTGTGCTAGAGCAGTCCCCTCATCTGAACTGCTAGTGTTCCCAGTAGCCTAAGAATGCTTGTTGGGTGAGCCAACAGACAGAGCTTATTTTCCAGGCAGTCTCTCTGTAATAAGCTCACAGCAATCTAGGCAACTGGCACTGAACCTGTCTTGCTTTTCATCTTTCTATTCTCCACAGCTGGCTCCCACTGGAAGCACTTCCCTACTCAACTCCATGGCTATAATCCAGAATCCTGTGAAGGTCTGTGATCAGGTATTTGCCCTGATTGAAAACCTCACTCACCAGATCCAGGAACGGATGCAGGACCCCAAGTCTGTAGGTGGGTTTGAATACTACTATCTTCCTTTCAAGATTTTGGGTACGGATGGGTTCCTCAGGCAATCCTGTGTCCTCTCCTAAGTGTCTGAGACACGTCATCCTCATCTCTCTGGTTCTGCTTCAGATTTGCTAGGGTCTTTTGTTAGAGGTGAAGCCTTTGGCTCTGTCTGACTGTCTGTCTTCCTTCCAGACCTGCAGCTTTACCACAGCGAGACACTAGAGCTAATGCTACAGCGTTGGAGCAAGCTGGAGCGTGACTTTCGACAGAAGAGTGGGCGCTATGATATCAGTAAGATCCCTGACATCTATGACTGTGTCAAGTATGATGTGCAGCACAATGGGAGTCTGGGACTTCAAGGCACAGCAGAGTTGCTCCGTCTCTCTAAGGCACTGGCTGATGTGGTCATTCCCCAGGTGTGTCTCACATAAGGGATGGAGCCTGGGGCTAGGGGCACTgcggaaggaaggagagaaaaggcaggaaggaggggcgGTGTGGGAACCAGGGGAAGGAAACTTAGAGAAGGAATTAGTTGTTACAATTAGAGCTACAATCCTGGCTCTGAGGAAGCCCAAGAGGCTAACTGAGGAAAAACCTGGAGAGGGGGAATGTGGTGATTTTGGAAGAAGCCCTAGACCTGAGGTGAAGACAGGCATGATCTTGGACCTGGGAGTATGAGGCAAGAGGAAAACAAGATTCATTGAGGTGCTTATTCCTGGCCTGTGGCCCCTAGGAGTACGGGATCAGTCGGGAGGAGAAACTGGAAATTGCCGTGGGCTTCTGTCTTGCGCTGCTGCGGAAGATACTACTTGACCTGCAGAGAACCCACGAGGATGAGTCTGTCAACAAGCTGCACCCCCTGTGAGGGAGGGCTGGGCGGGGCgctggatggagggaggggcatGTCAGGGAGCTCTTGGGGGAGCCCAGGCTGGGACAGCTTGGGGAACCGAGAACGGAAGCGGTCCTGGGATGGAAAAGAGAGGGAAGTCTTTGAGGCGGGAGGAGGGAGTTTGTGGAGGGCCGAGAAGAGGACTGGCTGACAGTGTGAGTGACTTAGCTGCTGTCTCAGGTACTCCCGAGGAGTGCTCTCCCCAGGCCGCCATGTTCGAACACGTCTCTACTTCACCAGTGAAAGCCATGTCCACTCCCTACTCAGTGTCTTCCGTTATGGGGGACTTCTTGATGTAAGGATCCTTTTTCCTTCAGCCTATGAACGTCTTTTCCCAGCGTTCTTTTACTCTCCTCCTCATGCTTCTTTTTTACCGCAAGCTTCCTCTGTTCTCCTCGTCTCCCTACCCATTCCCTGACTCCCTCGTCTTTGGGCATTAGCTTACCTCTTCTTGTGTTCGGTAGGAGACCAAGGATGCACAATGGCAGCGAGCTTTGGCTTATCTTAGTGCCATCTCAGAGCTCAACTACATGACCCAGATTGTCATCATGCTTTATGAAGACAACACACGGGTGAGGAGCTAAcagggggaggtgaggagagggcccctcctttcttctccatccccttttaGGGAAAAACTTTTTTATGCTTAGAATCTGTAGAATCCAGTTAGGTGTGGTACCTAGGTGCAGCATGATAGAGAACATCCAGGAGGTTCCTCCTGGAACAGAAAGCATGTTTTGGGTTGGTGTTGAGCCAGAGAGATACCATAGAACATAGCTCTGGCATTAGGGAGGGTATGGAATTTGAACAATGTTACAATGAGTCTTTTTCTCTCAAACATTGTTACACATATACCTTCTTCATCTGGCTCCACAAAGATATCTTTAAATGTGCTGCTGTATGCACTGTAGCAAAGCTGAATTCCTGTGGGAGATGGATAGGGAGGGGGGCAGTTGTAGAACTGGAAGTTGGCAAGTCCTGTGGAGGTTGAGAGTATGAGGATCCTGTAACACTAGACTGTAGTTAAAGGGAGCTATTACTGTAGAGGGGTGTAAGACACTGAAACCTCAGCCCTGGGAGGATGTGTCCTCTTGAGTTCCTCTCTGTTGTCCCTGCCTGGTCTTCCACCACCATGTCCAGCTTCTCCAACTGCCCTTTCATCTGGTGATGCCCTAAAGGATCCCTTATCAGAGGAGCGGTTCCATGTGGAGCTGCACTTCAGCCCTGGAGTGAAAGGTGTCGAGGAAGAAGGCAGTGCCCCAACTGGCTGTGGATTCCGTCCAGCCTCTTCTGAGGTGGGTCAGAGTGCTGGGATTTGGGACTGGAGGATTTAGGAACCAAGTGATGGGAAACTCGGAAACAGTACAGGGAGGTTAAAAGGGTTGGGGAGAATTGGATTAGGAGGCTGGAGACCATTAACACCTCTCCTATCTATGCCTGTTGTTGGGTAGAATGAGGAGATGAAAACAGACCAAGGCAGCATGGAGGACCTGTGCCCGGGGAAGGCATCAGATGAGCCAGACCGAGCATTGCAGACCTCACCCCAGCCCTCTGAGGGCCCTGGCCTCCCAAAGAGATCACCCCTCATTCGTAACCGCAAAGCCGGCTCCATGGAGGTAATGGGAGGGGCTTGGGAGAAAGAAGTGGTGGAAGTGCTCATAGGACAATATCCATGAATCTTTGAATGCCCTCAGTGGAATTCTTAGGACCTTAAACAGAGTCTTCCTGCCCCTGATGGATATGTTTTACTTAATCACTCTTTCACAGCTGGTCTCCCAGGAAAGCTCCTCTAAGCTGGTTGCTACTTCTGAGGTTAAAGAGATGCCAGTGAGGGGTGCCTGAGAGATAAGGACTTTTAGAGATGAGATTGAGGAGGAGGCCTCTGGATGAATTTGAAAAGGCAgttctttaaaaggaaatatagtaGAAAAGCATGTACTCTGGGCTAAAATCCCAGTCTGATAATCAgatgctgtgtgatcttggacaggtACCTTCTCCAAGcctaaatatttttcatctgtaaaatataagTAATACTCACCATATAGATGCTTAGTAAACAGTAACAATGATAACAATACAGTCGCTATTGAAGGCCAGGCCCCCTCCATCTCTTTGTTGTCTTGGGTAAATATTAAAGCTCAGATTGTAGTAAATATCACTTTACTAAAAATGGCACTTTAATTTAACCCCTTTAGGGTTATCTGTACTCTCATCCCAGAAAGGGAATCAAGTCTCGAGGTCTATCTGTCTCCCCTTTGTTCTGATGAGGTTTATCAGTCTGGGCCTGGGTTCTCCTAGTCCTGGTTCTATTTCTCTAGCCTAGAGGAAAGGACTGTTGTAAATCTCACATTGTGTCCTGGAGTAAAAACCAAAGTTTTGGTCTTTTCCTGGAGAGATCCTTTCCCTCTTTGGCCCAATGACACTCTTTTTGACCGCATGATTTATCCCTGTCTCAGGGACCATGACTGTTTTGGGTCCTGCTTTGACAGATGAGTCTGTCTTGAGTTCACTTGGCTTGGTGCCTGCTCTCTGTCTTAAAGGAATCGgtctttccattttgaaatatCTCAGAAGAATCTATAACTAGCTTACATAGGTTCAGCCAGAGGTTTATGGTTCAGATTTTGGAGAATGCTGAGAAGACAAACTGCAGTCTCTCTTCTAGACTCATCCTTTTCTTCCTGATTATTTTAAGATGGACTTGAGGTCATGAATACTCAGAGTTTCCTTAGGTGGGGTATGCATCATTTTTTCTTTGAGGTGTAAGTTAACTTAGTATCCATAGTACATTAGTACACTGCAGACTCATGTGACTAGATCAAATGGACAGAATGACATATGATCTTCCATTAATAAACTGCTCCTCCACATCCAGTGTCTTCCCCATTCACATCGTCTGCCAGTCTCTGGCACTATTATGTTGGACCcccttttttcttctgatttaagCAGTCAAGAGACAGGCAAAGCAGAGCTCTCAGTGTATCATCTCTCAGACTTGATGAAATTGACTTCTTTCAGGCCTATAGGAAGCTTTCTGTTGTAATCAGATTTCTTCCTCTCAGTTACTAGTGCTGCTTATACCATGGCTACCCAGGATGATGGTTGCCCAAGATATGCTCCTCAGCTTTGCAAGAAAATCTTCTCTCTGCTCTTTGGTCATACAgccttttaatattaatatttcctcTCCGTGTTCTATAAGTACAGGCATTGGTAGTCTTATTCTTATCAACTACGACCCTTCTTTCCATCCCTTCTTCTCCTCTTGTCATCTTATATTTTTGGACTGGTTTAGAATACAAAATCTGTGACCTTCAGAGCAGCTGTACCCTAGGCAATCATCCTCTCCAGCCTTACAACTGCCTCTGCCCAATGGGCCCAGGGCTTTTGGGAACATGTGGGTGTAAGGAGCCGTGACCGGCTTTCCACCCGGTCTGATTGCAGGTCATGAACATGCAGTGCACGGGGAACCTGGACCTGATCCCCTTGCGGGGACGGCGCCGCCGGAGGTCAGGGGACCTCCCCCGGCCTTCCCCAGCCATCGGCCTACAGCCCCGGGCTGTGTCCACCACTCACCTGGCATCCTGCACACAGGTGTCCCTCCATACTTCATCTTCCCTTATTGCCTCTGTCTTTGCCTTTTGGGACTTAGGGACTCCGAACACtgttgaggggtgtgtgtgtgtgtgtggtgggggttGTGTGATTGAGCCCTTGTGGGCTTTTCAGAAATCCATTTCATGTCTCCAGGAGTGGAGGGGAGGGCTTTTGGTTCAGATAAGAAACTGAGTATGGCTGCCATAGCCACAGCTGTCCCATGGAAAGAAGAGAGCGTAGCCAGACTCCTTATTGTGGCTGAGCTATTGTGATTTGCTTTCTGAGTTCTGTGGAGGGATATAAAAGATTAAGGTACCCTGCCCTGCTAAGCACTGAGAATGGTTGAATAATGATTTCTCAGATTTGGGATTAGAGGGCTGTAGGGACAGGCATCTTGGAAATAGAAGTGCTTTCTAGTATAGAAGGATTCCCTGGACAGTTTCCTCTGTAAAGTATACTCTTAGACTTTGCATTCTTCTTCTTCATAAAAATCCTTAAACTTCCTGACACTGCTTGGTTTTGTAGGGGCAGGGATTCAGGACCTGGGTTTTAGACTTCTCAGTTGAGGAGGCAAAACGGTAATTAACATAGAGTCCTTTTTCTCCAGGTGCTTTCTGAGACCTCATCCTCAAGGCCTGGTGGTTACCGACTCTTTTCATCTTCACGGCCACCAGCGGAGATGAAGCAGAGCGGCCTAGGTATGGTTTTCCAGCATCTCTCATCTGTTGTTGGGAAGGGGTGTCTGTCTGTTCTTTAGAGTTTTATTGTGGGGAACCTTAGTCATGGGAGTTGGGGTCATCTAGTCAGTGGAATTGTTGGGTGGGGCTAgggaggatgaattgggagaagcCACATGTAGGTGTGAACTTTGATCCCAGATGATTGTTTGCATTCCAGGAAGGTGTCTGTCTTTTGGTTTTCTACACAACCCCCATTTCTCTGGCTGAAGGGCATTTTTCGGGCTTCCCCTCTTACTCCTTATCTGTCCCTTCAGTCTAGCCCAGACATTTAGGGTCCATGGAGACTCTGACTCTTCAGAGTTATCAGAGACAAAGCTATAAATAGAGGCACTTGTGAGACGCTCCCTTCCCCCAGTAACGGTCATTTTCCTCATTTGGAGAACTTGTGCCATGTCTTCCTTTGAGACCTGTGTTTATTACATCCTTGCTCTGGCCCCTGCTACCTCCATGCCCTCCCCTTCATCCTCTCCTAATCCTgtaattctttttccttccttcctgaaaatTGAGGGACAAATCTGAGACTGGTGTAGTGGCAGAGGCTTCTCTCAGGACTTTGAGGGAATGTCTCTTGATTTTTTTGATTCCTGGAGAGGGGTGGAGAACATCATTCAACCTTTCCTAAGAACACAGACTGCAGGAAGGACCAAACCTCAGAGGGTATTGTATTctttgggagtggggaggggtccTTGGGAGGGACTATCTTTGAACACAGCACCTGTGAGCCAGTAACCAGAACTGGCAGGTAGAGACAGTGGTGTGGGGTCTAGACTGGGTCCCCTGGCTCTTTCTATCTTGTCCTATTATTCTCTCCATTTAGctcctttcatttttctgttacCTTTCTCCTTGGCACCCAATTTCTTGGCCCCAAAACGGTCAGCATTTGGTTACCAGCAATGGGAAGAAAGGTTTTTGGTAATTTTCCAGGCTAATTTTATGGGAGTAGCTTGCCTTCTAGATCCCTAAAATGAGGTAGATGGTTTGgtgcatgaaaaataaatgacaaatgtcTAGATCTGTGATATGGACTTCTTTTCCCAGAAACCCCAGTAGAGAATAGGTTTCAGGTAGGTGGGAAAGAGGATAGGTGTGTCTGGCCCAGTTAAGGGGGAGTGCTGTCAAGAACAAGGCAGAGGCATGAGTCTGGTTGACAGATGGTGGTGGTAAGGTAAAGACTACCCCCTGAGATGATCCAAGACTGGACACGGCAGGATTGGTGGGACTACGCCAGAAAATTATTTCGTGGAGGAAGTAAATGTAGAACAAAGCTTGGGGGTGGCCTGGGATACAGCCAGCTAGTTCCAGCTTCTCTGAAAAAAGCAGACATATTTAGCAACCCTTATTTCTCTCTGGAGCTCTATTCTTGAGCTTGTTTGAACATGAAAGGTAGGAGAAATTGCTGTGCAGAGGAGTGGTCCTCAATTCCAGGGTGGAAATTATCAGCCATCTGAACTTCTTGATTTATGTGGTGACCCTGAAATGCTGGGACCCCTGAAACCATATCCCTTCTTTGTGGGCTCAAAGGAAACTGACCTCTCCACTCTGTCCATTTCCCCTATGAATGTTAAGTTCCCAAGTCAAACCCAGGGTCTTGGCTAAGATGGATTTGGAAGTAGAGGAGAAAATCCCACAAACTGGAGTGTTAATCTTGTTTCCTCCTGCCCATTCTCTCCTTGTGGGCTATAGTAGGAGACGGGACCATGGGAGTCCCAACCCTACTGTCGATCAGATACTTGGGACAGTGACTAGCTTGATTTATTTGCTTCAGggatttttcaagttttatttacTCCACTTACTGTCAAGAgttctctttgctttctttgaACTTATGTGTGTGGGCATCTGGCTTTGAGCACAGGACTTACAAGACAATAAACTTTCGAGAGTAgaaaaaaaacatctttttcGCTGTTTTCTGTTCACGAGGTTCTCCTGAGTAGGGTGTTCAGCGGTTAGGAGGCATGTTCTACATATAATCACCTGACCCTTCACATGCCTTTCAATTTGTGTCCATTTTCACTTCAGAAACAAtgctctgtttcttcttgatgaaaaaaattactatttcttttctaaCTGAACACGGTTGATCctgagtcaggagacctggattcTAGTCCAGCTTAGCTCCTAACAAactgtatgaccttgaacaaatgaGATCCCTTTTGaatgtcagtttcttcatctctaaaataagaAGGCTGAACTGGATGATCTTTGAATCCATTCCAGCTTCAAAAACTCAGTGAGTCTCATACTTTCTTGGGAAAGGTAGAAAGGTCTAAGGGAAAATAGAAGGGAGGGAATGTTGGATGAAAAACTTAGGAGGAATTGGAACTTATGAGGACTTCGAATTTGAGTTGAGTACTCTAAACTTAGTGTCTAGTTTCAGTcaaagtttctttccttttaaacaaATAAGGGACTTGATTTCTGGG encodes the following:
- the PPIP5K1 gene encoding inositol hexakisphosphate and diphosphoinositol-pentakisphosphate kinase 1 isoform X14, with translation MYLQVYTVGPDYAHAEARKSPALDGKVERDSEGKEIRYPVMLTAMEKLVARKVCVAFKQTVCGFDLLRANGHSFVCDVNGFSFVKNSMKYYDDCAKILGNTIMRELAPQFQIPWSIPTEAEDIPIVPTTSGTMMELRCVIAIIRHGDRTPKQKMKMEVTHPRFFSLFEKHGGYKTGKLKLKRPEQLQEVLDITRLLLAELEKEPGGEIEEKTGKLEQLKSVLEMYGHFSGINRKVQLTYYPHGVKASNEGQDPQGEALAPSLLLVLKWGGELTPAGRVQAEELGRAFRCMYPGGQGDYAGFPGCGLLRLHSTFRHDLKIYASDEGRVQMTAAAFAKGLLALEGELTPILVQMVKSANMNGLLDSDGDSLSSCQHRVKARLHHILQQDAPFGPEDYDQLAPTGSTSLLNSMAIIQNPVKVCDQVFALIENLTHQIQERMQDPKSVDLQLYHSETLELMLQRWSKLERDFRQKSGRYDISKIPDIYDCVKYDVQHNGSLGLQGTAELLRLSKALADVVIPQEYGISREEKLEIAVGFCLALLRKILLDLQRTHEDESVNKLHPLYSRGVLSPGRHVRTRLYFTSESHVHSLLSVFRYGGLLDETKDAQWQRALAYLSAISELNYMTQIVIMLYEDNTRDPLSEERFHVELHFSPGVKGVEEEGSAPTGCGFRPASSENEEMKTDQGSMEDLCPGKASDEPDRALQTSPQPSEGPGLPKRSPLIRNRKAGSMEVMNMQCTGNLDLIPLRGRRRRRSGDLPRPSPAIGLQPRAVSTTHLASCTQVLSETSSSRPGGYRLFSSSRPPAEMKQSGLGSQCTGLFSTTVLGGSSSAPNLQDYARSQGKKLPPASLKHRDELLFVPAVKRFSVSFAKHPTNELLDDQHPVVRLLRSCSSDCTGGRPVSLDATLAHHLHQCSYHLRLFRNWLRSGQDDPECLYGFEGCSMVPTIYPLETLHNALSLRQVSEFLSRVCQRHTDAQAQASAALFDSMHSNQTSDSPFSPPRTLHSPTLQLRQRSEKPPWYSSGPSSTVSSAGPSSPTAVDGNCHFGFSDHPSLNSHVTEEHQGLGLLQESIGNGAQELPIEREQEPFERNQSPQEPPVETSQPCQKVAEEVSQPCQDIPEEVSQPCQEVPDISQPCKEKHDDVNQTCQEVPQISQPCQNASQLYQKVSEEACELCQENSEEVNQPRQGVPVEVGRLVHGFPVGVGGLAQEILMEVGKPAQEIPEELSQPCQEFSGDIGRLAQEASAIILLSQDIPEVDKPSQEFPGEGDLYVQEVPEEVNQQQSYVVPELIDQLSGEDVPQVQYPSSNANPQSQSLARDQNSPLPPATCD